Proteins from a single region of Streptomyces spinoverrucosus:
- a CDS encoding barstar family protein, translating to MTDHVVTLDLDGITDKAGLMDRCARALQLPDWFGRNWDALADSLSDQGVWPGDAVQNGLLVVVRNWRPYAKARPEEWETAQQVFAQAADAAPGLTVALALGGSS from the coding sequence ATGACGGATCACGTGGTCACCCTCGACCTCGACGGGATCACCGACAAGGCGGGCCTGATGGACCGCTGCGCCCGGGCGCTTCAGCTGCCCGACTGGTTCGGCCGCAACTGGGACGCGCTGGCCGACAGCCTCTCCGACCAGGGCGTCTGGCCCGGGGACGCCGTCCAGAACGGGCTGCTGGTCGTCGTACGGAACTGGCGGCCGTACGCGAAGGCGCGGCCCGAGGAGTGGGAGACCGCCCAGCAGGTGTTCGCGCAGGCCGCGGACGCGGCGCCGGGGCTGACCGTGGCGCTCGCTCTTGGAGGATCCTCCTAA
- a CDS encoding ABC transporter ATP-binding protein produces MTTTLEKATAVGAATVEFRELRREFGPTVALDGLNLTVRPGEFLALLGPSGCGKTTALRMLAGFEHPDSGAVLVDGQDVTRVPAHRRDAGMVFQSYSLFPHLNALDNVAFGLRMRKVRGGERRARAAELLELVGLADKGERFPHQLSGGQQQRIALARALALRPRVLLLDEPLSALDAKVRLALREEIRRLQQELGITTLFVTHDQEEALSVADRVAVMRAGRLEQCAEPAELYGRPATAFVAEFVGTMSRIPGTRKGEDVEVLGQRLPVDGAGPADGDVDVLVRPEAVRVRADEDGTARVVATAFLGAVVRVTVLLADGTEVKADLPAHEAAGLGIGAAVGVSLPERPVLVAERAAD; encoded by the coding sequence ATGACCACCACCCTTGAGAAGGCGACCGCTGTGGGCGCCGCCACCGTCGAATTCCGGGAGTTGCGCCGGGAGTTCGGGCCGACGGTCGCGCTCGACGGGCTGAATCTGACAGTCCGGCCGGGGGAGTTCCTCGCGCTGCTCGGGCCGTCGGGCTGCGGCAAGACCACCGCGCTGCGGATGCTCGCCGGGTTCGAGCACCCGGACTCCGGCGCGGTGCTGGTCGACGGCCAGGACGTCACCCGGGTTCCGGCCCATCGCCGCGACGCCGGGATGGTCTTCCAGTCGTACAGCCTCTTCCCGCATCTCAACGCGCTGGACAACGTGGCCTTCGGCCTGCGGATGCGGAAGGTGCGCGGCGGCGAACGGCGGGCGCGGGCGGCCGAGTTGCTGGAGCTGGTCGGGCTGGCGGACAAGGGGGAGCGGTTCCCGCACCAGCTGTCGGGCGGGCAGCAGCAGCGGATCGCGCTGGCCCGTGCGCTGGCGCTGCGGCCGCGGGTGCTGCTGCTCGACGAGCCGCTGTCGGCGCTCGACGCGAAGGTGCGGCTCGCTCTCCGGGAGGAGATCCGACGGCTGCAGCAGGAGCTGGGCATCACCACGCTGTTCGTCACCCATGACCAGGAGGAGGCGCTGTCCGTCGCCGACCGGGTCGCGGTGATGCGGGCCGGGCGGCTCGAACAGTGCGCCGAGCCCGCCGAGCTGTACGGGCGTCCGGCGACCGCCTTCGTCGCCGAGTTCGTGGGCACGATGAGCCGGATCCCGGGGACGCGCAAGGGCGAGGACGTCGAGGTGCTCGGGCAGCGGCTGCCGGTGGACGGGGCCGGGCCCGCGGACGGTGACGTGGACGTGCTGGTGCGGCCGGAGGCCGTGCGGGTGCGGGCCGACGAGGACGGTACGGCGCGGGTCGTCGCGACCGCGTTCCTGGGCGCCGTCGTACGGGTCACCGTGCTGCTCGCGGACGGCACCGAGGTCAAGGCCGACCTGCCCGCGCACGAGGCCGCCGGGCTGGGCATCGGCGCGGCCGTCGGCGTGTCGCTGCCGGAGCGGCCGGTGCTGGTGGCGGAGCGTGCCGCCGACTGA
- a CDS encoding ABC transporter substrate-binding protein codes for MSVSLPRSAVLGGSLAVVAALALSACGAAPDNASTTADGKSAATATSAADFGGMDKLVAAAKKEGTLHAIALPRDWANYGALIDGFQKKYGIKIEVENPDGSSQDEINAVTSRKGQDRAPDVLDLGSSFAVSAAQQGLLAPYKVAAYDDIPEAQKDAQARWYNDYGGYVSIGCDAKRVKQCPTTFKDLLKPQYKGQVALNGNPTKSGSAFGGVYAAALAGGGSFDDIQPGLDFFAELKKNGNYTPVESTPATVEKGETPISIDWDYLNAGYAEEFKSKGVDWKVVVPADGKFSQYYSQAINKDAPHPAAARLWQEYLYSAEGQNLWLAGYARPALMPAMEKAGTLDKAAAAKLPEVAGTPVFPTEEQQSKAKTVLAQGWAKAVSG; via the coding sequence GTGTCCGTGTCCCTGCCGCGATCAGCCGTTCTCGGCGGCTCCCTCGCCGTCGTCGCCGCGCTCGCCCTGAGCGCCTGCGGCGCCGCCCCCGACAACGCCTCCACCACCGCCGACGGCAAGTCCGCCGCCACGGCCACCTCCGCCGCCGACTTCGGCGGCATGGACAAGCTGGTCGCCGCCGCCAAGAAGGAGGGCACGCTGCACGCCATCGCGCTGCCCCGCGACTGGGCCAACTACGGCGCCCTCATCGACGGCTTCCAGAAGAAGTACGGCATCAAGATCGAGGTCGAGAACCCCGACGGCTCCAGCCAGGACGAGATCAACGCCGTCACGTCCCGCAAGGGCCAGGACCGTGCCCCCGACGTCCTCGACCTCGGCTCCTCCTTCGCGGTGAGCGCCGCCCAGCAGGGGCTGCTCGCGCCGTACAAGGTGGCGGCCTACGACGACATCCCCGAGGCGCAGAAGGACGCGCAGGCCCGCTGGTACAACGACTACGGCGGCTATGTGTCCATCGGGTGCGACGCGAAGCGCGTGAAGCAGTGCCCGACGACCTTCAAGGACCTGCTCAAGCCGCAGTACAAGGGGCAGGTCGCGCTCAACGGCAACCCCACCAAGTCCGGTTCGGCCTTCGGCGGTGTCTACGCCGCCGCGCTCGCAGGCGGCGGGTCCTTCGACGACATCCAGCCCGGTCTCGACTTCTTCGCCGAGCTGAAGAAGAACGGCAACTACACGCCCGTCGAGTCCACGCCGGCCACCGTCGAGAAGGGCGAGACGCCGATCAGCATCGACTGGGACTACCTGAACGCCGGCTACGCCGAGGAGTTCAAGTCCAAGGGCGTCGACTGGAAGGTCGTGGTCCCGGCCGACGGCAAGTTCTCGCAGTACTACTCGCAGGCCATCAACAAGGACGCCCCGCACCCGGCCGCCGCCCGGCTGTGGCAGGAGTACCTCTACAGCGCCGAGGGCCAGAACCTGTGGCTCGCGGGCTACGCCCGTCCGGCGCTGATGCCCGCCATGGAGAAGGCCGGCACCCTCGACAAGGCCGCCGCCGCCAAGCTGCCCGAGGTCGCCGGCACGCCGGTCTTCCCGACCGAGGAGCAGCAGAGCAAGGCCAAGACCGTGCTCGCCCAGGGCTGGGCGAAGGCCGTCTCCGGATGA
- a CDS encoding ABC transporter permease, translating to MTATLTRADVAPVASPKRRRRAPGWLAVLPLLVFVAIAFGLPAIAMLNGAFTVKDPATGATSYTTENLTNSLQGAYLTALLGSVKLSAVSAGLGALFGLPLAHVVVSSGSRALRETVLTASGVLANFGGVPLAFAFVATLGNAGVLTRHLGLSATGWDLYSFWGLVLVYLYFLIPLMVLTIAPALDGLRAQWREAAQNNGATAVQYWRHVALPVLLPSLLGGLVLLFGSAFAAYATAAAMVGSSVPLVTLQIADAISGNVLVGQENVALALSLDMVLVAGLVMAVYLPLQRRSARWLA from the coding sequence ATGACCGCCACGCTCACGCGGGCGGACGTGGCGCCCGTCGCTTCCCCGAAGCGGCGGCGCCGCGCCCCCGGATGGCTCGCCGTCCTGCCGCTGCTCGTCTTCGTCGCGATCGCCTTCGGGCTCCCGGCGATCGCCATGCTGAACGGCGCCTTCACGGTCAAGGACCCGGCGACCGGCGCGACCTCGTACACCACCGAGAACCTCACCAACTCCCTCCAGGGCGCCTACCTCACGGCCCTGCTCGGCAGCGTCAAGCTGTCCGCCGTCTCCGCCGGGCTCGGCGCGCTGTTCGGGCTGCCGCTCGCGCACGTGGTCGTCAGCTCCGGCTCGCGGGCGCTGCGCGAGACGGTGCTCACGGCGTCCGGCGTGCTCGCCAACTTCGGTGGCGTGCCGCTGGCGTTCGCCTTCGTCGCCACGCTCGGCAACGCCGGTGTGCTCACCCGGCACCTGGGCCTGAGCGCGACGGGCTGGGACCTGTACAGCTTCTGGGGACTGGTCCTCGTCTACCTGTACTTCCTGATCCCGCTGATGGTCCTCACCATCGCCCCCGCCCTCGACGGACTGCGCGCCCAGTGGCGCGAGGCCGCCCAGAACAACGGGGCCACGGCGGTGCAGTACTGGCGGCATGTGGCCCTGCCCGTGCTGCTGCCCTCGCTGCTGGGCGGGCTTGTGCTGCTGTTCGGGAGCGCGTTCGCGGCGTACGCCACCGCCGCGGCCATGGTCGGCAGCTCGGTGCCGCTGGTCACCCTGCAGATCGCCGACGCCATCTCCGGCAACGTGCTGGTCGGCCAGGAGAACGTGGCGCTCGCGCTCAGCCTCGACATGGTTCTCGTCGCCGGCCTCGTCATGGCCGTCTACCTGCCCCTGCAACGCCGGAGTGCCCGATGGCTCGCCTGA
- a CDS encoding Lrp/AsnC family transcriptional regulator → MLNDLDERIVHALAEDARRSYADIGQLVGLSAPAVKRRVDRLRATGAITGFTVRVDPSALGWETEGFVEIYCRRNTSPETIQRGLERYQEVVAASTVTGDADAVAQVFASDMRHFERVLERIAGEPFVERTKSVLVLSPLLRRYSSGAPA, encoded by the coding sequence GTGCTGAACGATCTCGACGAACGCATCGTGCACGCCCTCGCCGAGGACGCCCGCCGCTCCTACGCGGACATCGGGCAGCTCGTCGGTCTGTCCGCGCCGGCCGTGAAGCGGCGCGTGGACCGGCTGCGCGCGACCGGCGCCATCACCGGCTTCACCGTCCGGGTGGACCCGTCGGCGCTCGGCTGGGAGACCGAGGGGTTCGTCGAGATCTACTGCCGCCGCAACACCTCGCCGGAGACCATCCAGCGGGGCCTGGAGCGCTACCAGGAGGTCGTGGCCGCGTCCACCGTCACCGGCGACGCGGACGCGGTCGCCCAGGTCTTCGCCTCCGACATGCGGCACTTCGAGCGGGTGCTCGAGCGCATTGCCGGGGAGCCGTTCGTGGAGCGCACGAAGTCGGTCCTGGTCCTGTCACCCCTGCTCAGACGCTACTCGTCGGGCGCGCCGGCGTAA
- a CDS encoding GntR family transcriptional regulator: MTARHEEIADALRRAIDREEYTVGSRLPSETELAAQYGVSRGTVRQAVASLTAEGLIGSRQGARRVVLASRRSQSFGELRSFAQWARAMGREATGRVVEQAYRAATVEDSVRLQLAEGTPVLHVLRVRGLDREPVLLERTVYADWISPAVEAIEPECPSVTQRLYDDTGLVFAYGEHVIDAVAAGAQDAELLQVRRTSPLLRVRRVTTTHEGRPVEWSDDRYRSDAVSFSVHNSIGNNALARKTAE; this comes from the coding sequence ATGACCGCGCGACACGAGGAGATCGCCGACGCACTGCGACGGGCGATCGACCGCGAGGAGTACACAGTCGGCAGCCGACTGCCCTCCGAGACGGAACTCGCCGCGCAGTACGGCGTCTCCCGCGGCACGGTCCGCCAGGCCGTCGCGAGCCTGACCGCCGAGGGTCTGATCGGCTCCCGGCAGGGGGCGCGCCGGGTCGTGCTGGCGAGCCGGCGCAGCCAGAGCTTCGGCGAGCTGCGGAGTTTCGCCCAGTGGGCGCGGGCCATGGGGCGGGAGGCGACGGGGCGGGTGGTCGAGCAGGCGTACAGGGCCGCCACCGTGGAGGACTCCGTACGGCTCCAACTCGCCGAGGGCACACCGGTGTTGCATGTGCTGCGGGTGCGGGGGCTGGACCGCGAGCCGGTCCTGCTGGAACGCACGGTGTACGCCGACTGGATCTCCCCGGCGGTGGAGGCCATCGAGCCGGAATGCCCGTCCGTCACCCAGCGCCTGTACGACGACACGGGGCTGGTCTTCGCGTACGGCGAGCACGTCATCGACGCCGTCGCCGCCGGCGCGCAGGATGCCGAGCTGCTTCAGGTTCGTCGTACGAGCCCGTTGTTGCGGGTGCGCCGGGTGACCACGACGCACGAAGGGCGTCCGGTGGAGTGGTCGGACGATCGCTATCGCTCGGACGCCGTGAGCTTCAGCGTGCACAACTCGATCGGGAACAATGCGTTGGCGAGGAAGACCGCGGAGTAG
- a CDS encoding sugar-binding transcriptional regulator, with protein MNSSEESAVSGMSAGRSAMRMGPAELVQAAAMARRFYLEGKSKIQIAEEFGVSRFKVARVLETALERDLVRIEIRVPAELDAERSDALRARYGLRHAVVVESPAEAEETPDPENLGEVAADLLGELVNEGDVLGLAWGRSTIHMAAALDKLPPCTVVQLTGVYDAGTAERGSVEAVRRAAQVSGGDAHPIYAPMLLPDAATAAALRHQTGIARAFEYFDKVTVACVSIGSWEPGISTVYDMLSDEERAHYSSLGVAAETSAHLFDADGRRVGRDLGERCITVKADQLRRIPEVVAIAGGQRKAAAIDAVLRSGLVTSLVTDTSAADYLMAAGPTPRPALNRADPDGP; from the coding sequence GTGAACAGCAGTGAGGAGAGCGCCGTGTCGGGTATGTCGGCGGGCCGGTCAGCCATGCGGATGGGACCCGCTGAGCTGGTGCAGGCGGCGGCCATGGCCCGCCGCTTCTACCTCGAGGGCAAGTCCAAGATCCAGATCGCCGAGGAGTTCGGCGTCAGCCGCTTCAAGGTGGCCCGGGTCCTGGAGACCGCCCTCGAACGGGATCTCGTACGCATCGAGATCCGTGTGCCGGCCGAACTGGACGCCGAGCGCTCGGACGCGCTGCGCGCCCGCTACGGCCTCAGGCACGCCGTCGTGGTCGAGTCCCCGGCCGAGGCCGAGGAGACCCCGGATCCCGAGAACCTGGGCGAGGTGGCCGCCGACCTGCTCGGCGAGCTGGTCAACGAGGGCGATGTGCTCGGGCTGGCCTGGGGTCGGTCCACCATCCACATGGCCGCCGCCCTCGACAAGCTGCCGCCCTGCACGGTGGTGCAGCTGACGGGCGTGTACGACGCCGGGACCGCCGAGCGCGGCTCCGTCGAGGCCGTGCGCCGGGCGGCGCAGGTCTCCGGCGGCGACGCCCACCCCATCTACGCGCCGATGCTGCTGCCGGACGCCGCCACCGCGGCCGCGCTGCGCCACCAGACGGGGATCGCCCGGGCCTTCGAGTACTTCGACAAGGTCACGGTCGCCTGTGTCTCCATCGGCTCCTGGGAGCCGGGCATCTCCACGGTGTACGACATGCTCAGCGACGAGGAGCGGGCGCACTACTCGTCCCTCGGTGTCGCCGCCGAGACGTCCGCGCACCTCTTCGACGCCGACGGCCGCCGGGTCGGACGGGACCTGGGGGAGCGGTGCATCACGGTCAAGGCCGACCAGCTCCGCCGTATCCCCGAGGTCGTCGCGATCGCGGGCGGGCAGCGCAAGGCGGCCGCGATCGACGCGGTGCTGCGGTCGGGGCTCGTCACCAGCCTGGTCACGGACACCTCCGCGGCCGACTACCTGATGGCGGCCGGACCGACACCGCGGCCGGCGCTGAACCGGGCCGATCCGGACGGGCCCTGA
- a CDS encoding GuaB1 family IMP dehydrogenase-related protein: protein MRFLNDIQPSYDLTYDDVFMVPSRSAVGSRQGVDLSSPDGTGTTIPLVVANMTAIAGRRMAETVARRGGLVVIPQDIPIDVVTEVVSWVKSRHLVLDTPIVLAPHQTVADALSLLPKRAHNAGVVVDEEHRPIGVVTDRDLTGVDRFTQLEVVMSKDELLLLDANMDPREAFNTLDHHNRRYAPAVDADGKLVGILTRKGALRATLYTPAVDAQGRLRIAAAVGINGDVAGKAKQLLDAGVDTLVIDTAHGHQESMISAVKQVRALDPRVPIVAGNIVSAQGVRDLIEAGADIVKVGVGPGAMCTTRMMTGVGRPQFSAVLECAAEAKKYGKHVWADGGVRHPRDVAMALAAGASNVMVGSWFAGTYESPGDLQHDASGRAYKESFGMASARAVANRTSEESAYDRARKGLFEEGISTSRMFLDPARPGVEDLIDSIIAGVRSSCTYAGAASLEEFAEKAVVGIQSAAGYAEGKPLHASWN from the coding sequence GTGCGTTTCCTCAATGACATCCAGCCCTCGTACGACCTGACGTACGACGACGTGTTCATGGTGCCGAGCCGCAGCGCGGTCGGCTCCCGTCAGGGCGTGGACCTCAGCTCCCCGGACGGCACGGGCACCACCATTCCGCTCGTCGTCGCCAACATGACCGCCATCGCCGGCCGCCGGATGGCCGAGACCGTGGCCCGGCGCGGTGGCCTCGTGGTCATCCCGCAGGACATCCCGATCGACGTCGTCACCGAGGTCGTCTCCTGGGTGAAGAGCCGCCACCTGGTCCTCGACACACCGATCGTGCTGGCCCCGCACCAGACCGTCGCCGACGCGCTCTCCCTGCTGCCCAAGCGGGCGCACAACGCCGGTGTCGTCGTCGACGAGGAGCACCGCCCGATCGGTGTCGTCACCGACCGGGACCTCACCGGCGTGGACCGCTTCACCCAGCTCGAAGTGGTCATGTCCAAGGACGAGCTGCTCCTGCTCGACGCGAACATGGACCCCCGCGAGGCGTTCAACACCCTCGACCACCACAACCGGCGCTACGCCCCCGCCGTCGACGCCGACGGCAAGCTGGTCGGCATCCTCACCCGCAAGGGCGCGCTGCGCGCCACGCTGTACACGCCGGCCGTCGACGCGCAGGGCAGGCTGCGCATAGCGGCCGCCGTCGGCATCAACGGCGATGTGGCGGGCAAGGCCAAGCAGCTGCTCGACGCGGGCGTGGACACGCTCGTCATCGACACCGCGCACGGCCACCAGGAGTCGATGATCAGCGCCGTCAAGCAGGTGCGCGCCCTCGACCCGCGGGTGCCGATCGTGGCAGGCAACATCGTCTCGGCTCAGGGCGTGCGCGACCTGATCGAGGCGGGCGCCGACATCGTCAAGGTCGGTGTGGGCCCGGGCGCCATGTGCACCACCCGGATGATGACCGGCGTGGGCCGGCCGCAGTTCTCGGCCGTGCTGGAGTGCGCCGCCGAGGCGAAGAAGTACGGCAAGCACGTGTGGGCCGACGGTGGTGTCCGGCACCCGCGTGACGTGGCGATGGCGCTGGCCGCCGGTGCGTCCAACGTGATGGTCGGCTCGTGGTTCGCCGGGACGTACGAGTCGCCGGGCGACCTCCAGCACGACGCGAGCGGGCGTGCGTACAAGGAGTCGTTCGGCATGGCGTCCGCGCGGGCGGTGGCCAACCGCACCTCGGAGGAGTCGGCCTACGACCGCGCCCGCAAGGGCCTGTTCGAGGAGGGCATCTCCACCTCCCGCATGTTCCTCGACCCGGCCCGCCCCGGCGTCGAGGACCTGATCGACTCGATCATCGCGGGCGTCCGCTCCTCCTGCACCTACGCCGGCGCCGCCTCCCTGGAGGAGTTCGCCGAGAAGGCCGTCGTCGGCATCCAGAGCGCCGCCGGCTACGCGGAGGGTAAGCCGCTGCACGCCAGCTGGAACTGA
- a CDS encoding amino acid permease, whose translation MLDQGAPPQHSSHTDPSSLGVGARLMRRKPVERLVAEGGQGEGGSLRRSLGLWQLTMISIGATLGTGIFVVLGDAVPEAGPAVTLAFVIAGLTALFSALSYAELAGSIPVAGSSYSYAYATMGELVAWVCGWCLVLEYGVSVAAVAVGWGEYLNELLNGTIGVTIPSALSSAPGEGGIINLPALIVVLLAMVFLLGGVRESARANTIMVAVKIAALVLFCAVGFMGFKSGNYADFMPLGMAGVSAAGATLFFSYIGFDAASTAGEEAKNPKKDLPRAIMLSLIIVTALYVLVAAVAVGAWNWTKFEGSDASLAAIMSDVSGQSFWGTLLALGAVISIASVVLTVLYGQTRILFAMSRDGLVPKALGKVHHKTGAPRLNTVIVSLFCGALAALIPLGKLVDATSIGTLFAFALVNIAVIVLRYRRPELERTFKVPFGPVLPVLGFAFCAYNMFSLDTVTWVVFGFWMAAGLVFYFLYGYRRSRLAVPEVK comes from the coding sequence GTGCTCGACCAAGGCGCACCCCCGCAGCACAGCAGCCACACCGATCCCTCGTCCCTTGGGGTCGGCGCGCGCCTGATGCGCCGCAAGCCCGTGGAACGCCTGGTCGCGGAGGGTGGCCAGGGTGAGGGAGGGTCGCTCCGCCGCTCCCTCGGCCTGTGGCAGCTCACCATGATCAGCATCGGTGCCACGCTGGGCACCGGCATCTTCGTCGTCCTCGGCGACGCCGTCCCCGAGGCCGGTCCCGCGGTCACCCTGGCGTTCGTCATCGCGGGTCTGACGGCCCTGTTCTCGGCCCTGTCGTACGCCGAACTGGCGGGCAGCATCCCGGTCGCGGGGTCCTCGTACTCATACGCATACGCAACGATGGGTGAACTCGTCGCCTGGGTCTGCGGCTGGTGCCTGGTCCTGGAGTACGGCGTGTCGGTGGCCGCTGTCGCGGTCGGCTGGGGCGAGTACCTCAACGAGCTGCTTAACGGGACGATCGGCGTCACCATCCCCTCCGCGCTGTCCTCGGCGCCGGGTGAGGGCGGCATCATCAACCTGCCCGCGCTGATCGTCGTCCTGCTGGCGATGGTGTTCCTGCTCGGCGGCGTCCGCGAGTCCGCCCGCGCCAACACGATCATGGTCGCGGTGAAGATCGCCGCGCTGGTGCTGTTCTGCGCGGTCGGCTTCATGGGCTTCAAGTCCGGCAACTACGCCGACTTCATGCCGCTCGGCATGGCCGGTGTCAGCGCCGCCGGTGCCACGCTGTTCTTCTCCTACATCGGCTTCGACGCCGCCTCCACCGCCGGTGAGGAGGCCAAGAACCCCAAGAAGGACCTGCCCCGCGCGATCATGCTCTCGCTGATCATCGTGACCGCGCTGTACGTGCTCGTCGCCGCCGTCGCCGTCGGCGCCTGGAACTGGACCAAGTTCGAGGGCTCCGACGCCTCTCTCGCCGCGATCATGAGCGACGTCAGCGGCCAGAGCTTCTGGGGCACCCTGCTCGCCCTCGGCGCGGTCATCTCCATCGCGAGCGTCGTCCTGACCGTGCTCTACGGCCAGACCCGCATCCTGTTCGCGATGTCCCGCGACGGCCTGGTGCCCAAGGCGCTCGGCAAGGTCCACCACAAGACCGGCGCGCCCCGCCTCAACACCGTGATCGTGTCCCTGTTCTGCGGTGCGCTCGCCGCGCTGATCCCGCTCGGCAAGCTCGTCGACGCCACCAGCATCGGCACGCTGTTCGCCTTCGCGCTGGTCAACATCGCGGTGATCGTCCTGCGCTACCGGCGGCCGGAGCTGGAGCGCACGTTCAAGGTGCCGTTCGGGCCGGTGCTGCCGGTGCTGGGCTTCGCCTTCTGCGCGTACAACATGTTCAGCCTCGACACCGTGACCTGGGTGGTCTTCGGATTCTGGATGGCCGCCGGTCTCGTGTTCTACTTCCTCTACGGCTACCGCCGCTCCCGTCTCGCCGTACCCGAAGTGAAGTGA
- a CDS encoding ABC transporter permease, with translation MARLNLSRWVVLGLAALYFLVPLAASVVFTVDVPGRGITFDAYTQIFSTGGFVASLLLSLGLAAATIAIVLLLMVPAMVALRLGASRLRPVVEVICSLPLVVPPIAFVAGIGTVLKWGPEHLSRTPLFQTFVAIQNPDFPFVLVMAYVVMALPFVYRTLDAGLRSVDVPTLVEAARSCGAGWPQALAQAVLPNLRGALLNAAFLTLALVLGEFTVAQLLGFQPFAVWIVNVSGSQAQLSVAVSVLSLLVTWVLLLALAGAGGRTRTASRG, from the coding sequence ATGGCTCGCCTGAACCTGTCCCGGTGGGTCGTGCTCGGCCTCGCCGCGCTGTACTTCCTGGTGCCGCTCGCCGCGTCCGTCGTCTTCACGGTGGACGTGCCCGGCAGGGGGATCACCTTCGACGCGTACACACAGATCTTCTCCACCGGCGGCTTCGTCGCCAGCCTGCTGCTCTCGCTGGGCCTCGCCGCCGCCACCATCGCGATCGTCCTGCTGCTGATGGTGCCCGCGATGGTCGCGCTCAGGCTCGGCGCGTCCCGGCTGCGGCCCGTCGTCGAGGTGATCTGCTCGCTGCCGCTGGTAGTGCCGCCGATCGCCTTCGTCGCCGGCATCGGGACCGTCCTGAAGTGGGGGCCGGAGCATCTGTCGCGTACGCCGCTGTTCCAGACGTTCGTGGCGATCCAGAACCCCGACTTCCCGTTCGTGCTGGTCATGGCGTACGTCGTGATGGCCCTGCCGTTCGTGTACCGCACGCTGGATGCCGGGCTGCGGTCGGTCGACGTACCCACGCTGGTCGAGGCGGCGCGCAGCTGCGGGGCCGGCTGGCCGCAGGCGCTCGCGCAGGCCGTGCTGCCGAATCTGCGCGGGGCGCTGCTGAACGCCGCCTTCCTCACGCTCGCCCTGGTGCTCGGCGAGTTCACGGTGGCGCAGCTGCTGGGCTTCCAGCCGTTCGCCGTGTGGATCGTGAACGTCAGCGGCTCCCAGGCCCAGCTGTCCGTCGCCGTGTCCGTGCTCAGCCTGCTCGTGACATGGGTCCTGCTCCTCGCGCTCGCCGGTGCCGGCGGACGCACCCGTACCGCATCCCGGGGATGA
- the rpe gene encoding ribulose-phosphate 3-epimerase, producing MAAQINPSILSADFARLADEARAVEGADWLHVDVMDNHFVPNLTLGVPVVESLARATDTPLDCHLMIEAPDRWAPQYVEAGASSVTFHVEAAAAPVRLAREIRAKGARASMALKPATPIEPYEDLFPELDMLLIMTVEPGFGGQAFLDIMLPKIRRTRELISKHGLELWLQVDGGVSDATIERCAEAGADVFVAGSAVYGADDPAAAVRALRAKAEAATKHAAWACDH from the coding sequence ATGGCCGCGCAGATCAACCCCAGCATCCTGTCCGCCGACTTCGCCCGTCTCGCCGACGAGGCGCGGGCGGTCGAAGGGGCCGACTGGCTCCACGTCGACGTCATGGACAACCATTTCGTCCCGAACCTCACGCTCGGCGTGCCGGTCGTGGAGTCCCTGGCCCGCGCGACGGACACCCCGCTGGACTGCCATCTGATGATCGAGGCCCCCGATCGGTGGGCCCCGCAGTACGTCGAGGCGGGTGCCTCCTCGGTCACCTTCCACGTCGAAGCGGCCGCCGCGCCGGTACGTCTGGCCCGGGAGATCCGGGCCAAGGGCGCCCGGGCGTCCATGGCGCTGAAGCCGGCGACGCCCATCGAGCCGTACGAGGATCTGTTCCCCGAACTCGACATGTTGCTGATCATGACGGTCGAGCCGGGCTTCGGCGGGCAGGCGTTTCTGGACATCATGCTGCCCAAGATCCGCCGCACCCGGGAGCTGATCAGCAAGCACGGTCTGGAGCTGTGGCTCCAGGTCGACGGCGGTGTCTCGGACGCGACGATCGAGCGCTGCGCGGAGGCGGGCGCCGATGTCTTCGTGGCCGGTTCCGCCGTGTACGGGGCCGACGACCCGGCCGCCGCGGTGCGTGCCCTGCGCGCCAAGGCGGAGGCCGCGACAAAGCACGCGGCATGGGCGTGCGACCACTGA